In Aspergillus flavus chromosome 3, complete sequence, one genomic interval encodes:
- a CDS encoding putative amino acid transporter (unnamed protein product): MPRDEAQDLLLADQNGIDRLESQSLLPESPSEERDALTPFDTTPHSPISPPTLSDETQHQRQSSFAQPVAEGQRRAPRTLNRVRFDLDDDTDDEHRSNGYPRHSGDSWLEGEDYARGDNTRSGRSATGQTVPLLTDIEAPSVTLATSDDFFPEEHLENARPRSGMRMAFMNMANSIIGAGIIGQPYALRQAGMLMGLTLLVALTVAVDWTIRLIVINSKLSGADSYQATMQHCFGKSGLIAISIAQWAFAFGGMIAFCIIVGDTIPHVLGSLFPSLRDMSFLWLLTDRRAVIVLLVLGISYPLSLYRDIAKLAKASTLALLSMVVILVAVLTQGFRVPSESRGEVKSLMIVNSGFFQAVGVISFAFVCHHNSLLIYGSLKKPTLDRFARVTHYSTGVSLAMCLTMGISGFLFFGSQTQGNVLNNFPSDNIIVNVARFCLGLNMLTTLPLEAFVCREVMTTYYFSDEPFNMNRHIIFTSALVVSAMTMALITCDLGAVFELIGATSAAALAYIFPPLCYIKLSNASRKAKIPAYLCIVFGITVMGVSLLQAIAKMIRSKLKTLN, translated from the exons ATGCCCAGGGATGAAGCTCAAGACCTGCTCCTGGCTGACCAGAATGGAATTGACAGGCTGGAGTCTCAGTCCTTACTTCCAGAGTCCCCCAGTGAGGAGCGCGATGCGTTAACCCCTTTTGATACAACTCCCCATTCCCCGATCTCTCCTCCCACCTTATCCGATGAAACACAGCACCAGCGACAGTCCTCGTTCGCTCAACCGGTGGCCGAAGGCCAACGGCGGGCTCCCCGCACCTTAAATCGCGTTAGATTTGACCTGGACGACGACACAGACGACGAGCATCGATCGAATGGCTATCCTCGACACTCGGGAGACTCGTGGCTAGAGGGGGAAGACTACGCCCGCGGGGACAATACTCGGTCAGGAAGGAGTGCCACAGGGCAGACGGTCCCCCTTCTGACAGATATAGAAGCGCCGAGTGTCACTCTTGCAACATCCGACGACTTTTTCCCCGAAGAGCACCTTGAGAATGCAAGGCCGAGGAGTGGAATGCGAATGGCCTTCATGAATATGGCGAACAGTATCATAGGAGCTGGTATCATCGGGCAGCCTTATGCACTGCGGCAGGCAGGAATGCTGATGGGCTTAACACTTTTGGTTGCGCTTACAGTCGCAGTAGACTGGACCATTCGATTGATAGTGATCAACTCCAAATTGAGCGGCGCGGATTCATACCAGGCAACTATGCAGCACTGTTTCGGGAAAAGTGGCCTCATTGCTATATCCATTGCTCAGTGGGCATTTGCTTTCGGCGGCATGATTGCATTCTGTATCATTGTTGGCGACACCATTCCGCACGTGCTCGGCTCATTGTTCCCTTCACTTCGAGATATGTCGTTTCTGTGGCTTCTTACCGACAGACGAGCAGTAATAGTCCTTCTTGTCCTGGGTATTTCTTACCCATTGTCACTATATCGGGATATTGCCAAG CTGGCCAAAGCGTCTACTTTAGCGTTACTGAGTATGGTGGTCATTCTGGTCGCTGTGCTAACACAGGGGTTCCGTGTCCCCTCGGAATCCCGAGGAGAAGTGAAAAGCCTGATGATTGTTAATTCCGGCTTCTTCCAGGCTGTTGGAGTGATATCTTTCG CATTTGTCTGCC ACCACAACAGCCTCCTCATATATGGTTCTCTGAAGAAGCCGACTTTGGATCGCTTTGCGAGGGTGACCCACTACTCCACCGGAGTGTCACTCGCGATGTGCCTGACTATGGGCATCTcggggtttcttttctttggttccCAAACTCAAGGAAACGTGCTCAATAACTTCCCATCTGATAATATTATCGTCAATGTAGCACGGTT TTGCCTTGGCTTGAACATGCTCACGACTTTGCCATTGGAGGCTTTTGTATGCCGTGAAGTCATGACAACCTATTACTTTTCGGATGAGCCCTTCAACATGAATCGGCATATTATTTTCACGTCGGCGCTGGTTGTGTCAGCCATGACCATGGCTTTGATTACCTGCGACCTTGGAGCGGTATTCGAACTCATCGGGGCAACAAGTGCCGCCGCTCTTGCATACatctttcctcctctgtgCTATATCAAGCTAAGCAATGCCTCTCGAAAGGCCAAGATCCCCGCATATTTGTGCATTGTCTTTGGGATAACCGTCATGGGTGTTAGCCTACTGCAAGCAATTGCGAAAATGATCAGAAGTAAGTTGAAGACTCTAAACTAG
- a CDS encoding DNA repair and recombination protein radC codes for MPAVGDQHRGNPTCIMMPNTTDTTSANPFEERPRRMNEYTAREIATLQARLDKKLGPEYISSRPGAAGQRVHYLAADKCINLANEVFGFNGWSSSIQQIQIDFVDESPNTGKISLGLSVVVRVTLKDGTYHEDIGYGHIENCKGKAAAFEKAKKEGTTDALKRTLRNFGNVLGNCIYDKDYVSKVTKVKTAPARWDVDDLHRHPDFAPIKKEPVQQKPMQEDDDLPPRPTDAGKNNSNSADTAFDADGEFGSDLFDEADFGVAATGNPDEIVIDPDTQRFQQPPTPLNRQNGPAPYRGPQQHNPLAAARPHSAIATPSKPERPPNQAAAARQIPPPALNGRPNPAAPAHNPQHNLPSGRIPPAQPRPNQDTAMPGASGQMPIKREQVPNPNDPGTQDMLPPGSSPMPSASFFSARAVDLLRDNPQANAAPAFDPHAESPSIRKTAGVDHSKSVPISKPMLASVSPAANNTRDFVNPSQDMHRKIGAPSGIGSPMNRGQTTSSYRPLTRPNIDPKNAVNTTAANRGVGPQNLNGKRPPLSDVTNASTLGGSGPAPIGGAIDPKRPKINDGPLPHQQQQHPQ; via the exons atgCCCGC TGTTGGCGACCAACATCGAGGCAATCCGACATGCATCATGATGCCCAACACGACAGACACTACATCAGCAAACCCCTTTGAGGAACGTCCTCGCCGCATGAATGAGTATACAGCTCGGGAGATCGCCACACTGCAAGCACGGCTCGATAAGAAATTAGGCCCCGAATACATCTCCTCTAGGCCAGGCGCCGCGGGACAGAGAGTCCATTATCTGGCTGCAGACAAATGCATTAACCTAGCCAACGAGGTCTTTGGTTTCAATGGGTGGTCAAGTTCGATACAACAAATTCAGATCGATTTC GTTGACGAGAGCCCAAATACGGGGAAGATTAGCTTGGGCTTGTCAGTTGTAGTGAGGGTGACTCTAAAGGATGGGACCTACCATGAG GATATCGGGTACGGCCACATTGAGAACTGTAAAGGGAAAGCTGCGGCTTtcgaaaaagcaaagaaagaaggaaccACAGATGCCCTAAAGCGTACATTGAGGAACTTCGGCAACGTCCTGGGCAATTGCATTTATGATAAGGATTACGTATCGAAAGTGACGAAAGTGAAGACAGCGCCT GCAAGATGGGACGTGGATGACCTTCACCGACACCCTGATTTCGCACCCATCAAGAAAGAACCAGTTCAACAGAAGCCGATgcaggaggatgatgatctccCTCCTCGCCCGACTGATGCGGGAAAGAACAACAGTAACTCAGCCGATACTGCCTTTGATGCTGATGGAGAGTTCGGAA GTGATTTATTTGACGAAGCGGACTTTGGAGTCGCCGCAACTGGAAACCCAGATGAAATAGTAATAGACCCAGATACCCAAAGATTTCAGCAGCCACCAACACCTCTGAACCGTCAAAATGGCCCAGCCCCGTACAGGGGCCCTCAACAGCATAACCCCTTAGCCGCTGCAAGACCCCATTCCGCCATTGCCACACCATCCAAACCAGAAAGACCGCCGAACCAGGCAGCTGCCGCTAGACAGATACCACCTCCTGCTCTGAATGGCAGACCAAACCCTGCTGCACCCGCCCACAACCCGCAACACAACCTTCCAAGCGGAAGAATACCACCAGCTCAACCAAGACCTAATCAAGACACAGCCATGCCCGGTGCAAGTGGTCAGATGCCCATCAAACGGGAACAAGTTCCTAATCCCAACGACCCCGGAACCCAGGACATGCTCCCACCAGGAAGCTCACCGATGCCATCTGCCTCATTCTTCTCAGCTCGAGCAGTCGATCTCCTACGTGACAACCCACAAGCAAACGCAGCCCCGGCATTCGACCCCCATGCAGAAAGCCCATCCATCCGCAAGACAGCTGGCGTCGACCACAGTAAGAGCGTCCCGATTTCCAAACCCATGCTTGCCAGCGTATCCCCCGCCGCCAACAATACCCGTGACTTCGTCAACCCTTCTCAAGATATGCATCGGAAAATCGGCGCTCCTAGCGGAATAGGCAGTCCCATGAATCGAGGCCAGACAACCTCATCTTACCGCCCATTAACAAGACCGAACATCGACCCCAAGAATGCTGTGAATACTACAGCTGCAAACCGGGGCGTCGGGCCACAAAATCTAAATGGGAAACGACCTCCCCTAAGTGATGTGACTAATGCATCCACTTTGGGCGGCAGCGGGCCTGCTCCCATTGGTGGTGCGATAGACCCTAAGAGGCCGAAAATCAACGACGGGCCTCTTCCacaccaacagcaacaacatccGCAATAG
- a CDS encoding VAMP-associated protein (integral ER membrane protein Scs2, putative) has translation MSIMLEPPELAFKRPFNREVCQILHLNNENQEPVVFKVKTTAPKHYCVRPNSGRIEPGKSVDVQVLLQAMKDEPAPDAKCKDKFLVQTVAVTRDMEFANVTSIFEKASKASIQERKIRVNWLSAEDSPAAEQGDTNGVNVPDDEPPAYTSPAANFQTPAVGAASKVANDTSPIPPPDFSDKRDIATPQTNESKISSAKAAIASAIPTSGEDLSAQLAEAKAQIQNLKDRLADQGLRQRKIGGETEKSAAPALQQQHAQSVEAGVPVQMVAGLCLLSFLIAYFFF, from the exons ATGTCTATCATGCTCGAGCCGCCCGAGTTGGCCTTCAAGC GCCCCTTCAATCGTGAAGTCTGCCAGATCCTACATCTCAATAATGAAAATCAGGAGCCTGTTGTTTTCAAG GTTAAAACGACCGCCCCGAAACA CTACTGTGTCCGCCCCAACTCGGGACGGATAGAACCCGGAAAGAGCGTTGATGTCCAAG TGTTGCTACAGGCCATGAAAGACGAGCCTGCCCCGGATGCCAAATGCAAGGACAAGTTCCTCGTCCAAACTGTCGCGGTAACTCGTGATATGGAGTTTGCAAACGTCACTTCTATC TTTGAAAAGGCTTCCAAGGCTTCAATCCAGGAGCGCAAGATCCGCGTGAACTGGTTATCTGCCGAGGACTCCCCAGCCGCCGAGCAGGGAGATACAAACGGTGTT AATGTGCCGGATGATGAACCCCCTGCCTATACTTCTCCCGCTGCAAACTTTCAGACCCCTGCTGTAGGAGCTGCCAGCAAAGTCGCCAACGACACGTCACCAATCCCACCGCCAGATTTCAGCGATAAGCGGGACATCGCTACCCCACAGACGAATGAATCCAAGATCTCCTCTGCTAAGGCAGCCATTGCAAGCGCTATTCCAACCTCGGGTGAAGACCTAAGTGCACAGCTTGCCGAGGCTAAGGCGCAGATTCAGAATCTGAAAGACAGGCTGGCAGACCAGGGCTTGAGGCAAAGGAAGATCGGCGGCGAGACCGAAAAATCAGCTGCGCCGGCGTTGCAACAACAGCACGCTCAATCCGTCGAGGCCGGAGTACCGGTGCAAATGGTGGCTGGTTTGTGCCTGCTAAGTTTCTTGATTGCgtactttttcttctag